The genome window ATGACAGGATCTCTTGTGAAGTAATTTTTTCCCCTGAGAGAGGTGATTCTGATTGGTGCGTGTTGTGAATATCACGTCCTTGTGCTGCGGGTTCGGGGGTGATGATTGTTGTTTATTTGTATTGGGGGTGATGCAGCATGCATGATGCGGCCTCCGCATGAATGGACCGTTTGGCCATACACCGAAGGCTGTTTCTTACGTCGTTTTTGCCGTGATATAAATATTTCTGAGAATATCTTGACAACATTCGAGGATAATTTTATTAGGTCTCAACGCGAATTGCACAAATGGCGAGCCATTTCTATTTACTACGTAAATAGCCATTTGCGCAATTCGAAAATTTACGATAAATTGACAAAAGAAGGAAGACGCGCAGAGGTTTCTACGGAGAATTGGTGACAGTGATTATATCCTACCTTGATAGTATATAGTACTCAAGTTAATATAAAAATATCTTCCAATCTCCTCCGAACGGAAATTGCTACCCATATCTTCCTAAACAGCAATTTTCAGGATTGGTGACAAATCCTCGTTTTTCTGTTTTTTACTGATGAAATGATGGTTGCGCACAACAATATTTTTTCTTCCATTATCGATAATTTCGATTTTTTGATGTTTTGCTCACCTCTTTTTTCCATACTATCAAGGTAGGATATAATCAGGGTTCCCTCATGAGTTTTGCGGGGAACTCTGCCGGATTTTTCCGGATATATTCGCACCTGAAAGGATTACGTATGAAAGTGAAATGTGTACGGGAACGCGCATCAAGTGCGCTCCCAGTAAAATCTCATCTGCGGCGGGTGATGTTCACTGCCGCAGTACTGCTTCTGCTTGTACTGTTCTGTACTGTTCCAGCAGCAGCAGGCTTAGAGGATGCCGTGGAGTTTGCCGGCGGCAAGTACACCTTGGTACAGGATCTTGCTGATGACATCAATAAAGTCACACCCAATACTGTATCTGTAAACGGTAACAACCTCGAACTTAACAAAGACATCAATCTTACTGGTGAACTGAATATCAGTTGTGAGATGACCATCGTTGGAAACGGCCACACCATCTGGCGCGGCGTGGGAAATATTGACCTCATCAGAGTTTCGGACGGAGGAAACCTCACACTTGGTGACGGAAAATCTACCCTGATCATTGACGGCAATAAGGCGAATTTTCCGAAAGGAGGTTGTCTGATAGATATCCGAGAAAATAGGGCTAAGGAAAATACCGTCATCATGAATAACGGTGTCACCTTAACCAACTCGACCATTGAGGGTGGTCATGGCGGAGCTATCCACGTGAACGGCAACTTTACGATGAATGGCGGTACCATCACCGGCAACAGCGTCATCGGCTCCGTCTCCGGCGGTGGTGTCATGTTTATCAGAGGTACGTTTACGATGCATGGTGGCGAGATTTCCGATAACTTTGCTGGCAACTTCGGCGGCGGTGTCTGTATTTTCGGTGCAGCCCCAGGTTCCTTTATCATGACTGGCGGCAAGATCACCAACAATACAGCCTGTCAGCCCGGAGGCGGTGTCTCTGTTCTCGATGGAGTTAAGACGTTTACGATGTCCGGAGGTGAGATATCCGGAAACATTTACTCTGGTAACGGCCCTGAAGTGTACCACGATGGTGGCAAATTTACCATCTCCGGATCTGCGAAAATCTCCAAAGGTGCCACCTATCTGAGCACGGGGAAGAATATCACACTTGGTGGTCCCATGTCCTCCGGTGGCGGAATAGCGAACATCACGGGGGCCTTTGGCCCGGGTGAGGTTATAGTCGCAACCGAATCAGAGGATGCCGCACAGGCCGCATTCCCGCACTTCAAGATAGGTGGTGCTCAGGCCACTGCCTATGTGCTTAAAGTGTCCGGAACCAACCTCATCGCGGGACAATACACCGTCACGTATGACGGCAACGGCAATACCTCTGGAGCTGTCCCGGTTGATTCCACGAACTACGTACCCAATGCAAAAGTCACCGTCAAAGACAACACCGGCTCTCTGGAAAAAACCAACTACGTCTTTGACGGCTGGAACACCAAAGCGGATGGAAAAGGAACAGCCTATGCACCGGGAGCTAACTTCAACATCAACGAAGACACGACCCTCTACGCCCAGTGGAAAGCGCTTCCTGTTCCCCTCACCGGCGAAAAGAACGTCACCGTCACATGGATCAACTCAACCATCGCCAACGTCACCATCCGGCTCGACCCGAACTTAGGAGACGCAACCGACGTATACGTCAAACTCGGCGAGAAACAATCCCAGAAACTCAACGGAAAGTTCCCCAAAGGAACTACCATCAGTGACCTTCAGATCACCGGCCTTACCGCAGGAACTACCTACAGTGTAACCGCCCTCCTCAAAAACACCGATATCAACACGGAGGAATACAGCTACGAGGACATCCTCACCGGCGTTCAGGCCCCAACCCCTGCCACCGTCACCATCACCGGCGAAGGCGGCGCGGAACTCCCGCAAGGAGGCGTCTCCCTCCCGCAGGGCAACAGCATGACCTTCGGAGTCATCGTCAAAGACAATAGCGGAACCATCCTCAAAGACGAACCCGTCACGTGGAGCGGAATGGGATCCCATACCAAAGAAGATACAAAAACTGCAACAACCATCACCCTCAGCGGTACCAGTGAAGGAACCGACACTCTCAAAGCAGAGACTGTTAACGGCAAAGCAAGCGGAACCACAGAAATCACGGTAACCACTGAAAAACCAACCACACTCAGCATCAAAGCTGACAAAACAACCATCGCACTCGGCGACACTGTACAGTTAACCCCGGAGGCCACCGGTACCTATGGTCAACTCTTCGCCGGATACGATGTCACGTGGAAAGTCAGTCCGACTGGCACCATTGGCCCCAGCAAAACCGGAGCCAGCGTGGCATTCAAGCCTGAAAATGCAGGCACCTACACAATAAACGCCTCCATCGCTGACCCGCAGCTCACTGCAACAGACATCACCATCACCGTCATCGGCAACCCAGAGATCTCTGTTCAGCCGGAGAGCAAAGAATACGTCAGAACCGAGGCTGCAAACGACCTCAGTGTCACCGCAGCCGCACCGGCTGGCGGCAGCGGAACTCTTGCCTACCAGTGGCAGAAATCCACTGACTCGTCCTTTAAGGCCGACATCAGCGACGTCGGAACCGCTCAAACCTACAAACCTGACACCAGCAGTACAGGCACCACCTACTACCGCGTAAACGTCACCTACACCGAAGGCAGCATCACCACCTGGGCAGTCAGCGAAGTAGCAAAGATCACCGTCAACGAACCAACCGTGGACAGCATCTCACTTGAACCGAATACGCTCACCATCTCGAAAGGCACATCGGGAACAGTCACTGCAACCGGAAGGAACGCAACCGTTCCGAATCTTGCACTCGATGCTGACATCGCGTGGAGTATCACCGAAGGTCAGGACAACATCACCATCGCTCCGAGCCAAAACAAGGTAACCATTAGCGGCAGCGCCGAAGGAACGGCAAAAGTCACCGCATCCACCGGTGTCGACATCTCTGCCGAACTCAGCGTCACCATCACCAATGCACCGCCGACGCAGCCAACATCCAAGCCAACCCAGCCTCCGGCACCCTCCGGTGGCAGCAGCGGCTCCGGCAACATGGACAACTCCTTCCGTGTCCTCTTCGAAACCAGCGGCGGCAGCTTCATCAGCCCGGTGACGTACCTCTCCTACGGAGACAAGATCAGCCAGCCGCCTGCACCAACCAAAGACGGCTACACCTTCGGCGGCTGGTACAAAGACAGCGCATGCACGCAAAGCTGGAGCTTCTCCGAAGGCATCCCCGGTGACATCACCCTCTATGCCAAATGGACCAAAACCTCCGGCAGCAACAACGGCCAGCAGAGCAAACCAACCACTCAGCCGACCGCAAAACCAACAACTGCGCACGAAACGACCAAGTCGCCGACTGTAGCAGCAACCACCGCAGCACCGGTAACCACCACCTCCGCAGGCGGCGTCACGCCTACCTTAACCCAGGCACCCGCCCCGGTACTTGGCGCACTCCTCGGACTCCTTGCCGCAGGTGCACTGCTCAGAAGAAAAGACTAACACACCAACAAACGACGAACAAGAGACCACCCCACACCCGGTCTCTTTTTCCGAATTACCCTCACCCTCGGTATCCCCGGCGGCAGAGGACACGGAACACACAGCAACACGCATCGATGCGCAGCGTCTCCCGGGTGCCCTCAACAAAATCGTAGACTCATGACCCCGGAACACACCGCACGCCGCACCGCTCAGGCCACCCTCTGCGTGTTCACCCCCGCAGAACAATACGCACGGTGGGGACCGTGCACCGGCCTGACCGGCAGGCAGCATCATACCACACACAGCCTGCAAAAACGTGTCCGCCGAAACCGGTATCATGCCGGTACCCGCAGCAGACCACACCACTACAGACTTTCACTCAACCAGTGGTCTGGTGGGTTCAGACCTCGCAAAGGCCGCAACAGCTACAGACTTCACCCCGCGGCCTTGCGAGTGTCATCATGTCTGAAACCATGACAACCCACCCCTGAACTCTGCGGAAATTACCTTGCATTTTCCCAAATCTATCCACACTGAAAGGACTTCGTAGAATCATGCCCCAGAAATACCAATTTGCATCCCCCGGCCTCCGGCAGACCCTCATCACTGCCGTAACCCTCATCGTGCTTGCACTCCTCTGCATAGTTCCCGCAGCCGCAGAAGAACCCGTACCATTTGGCGGCGGCACATACAGCACCGCACAGGACCTTGCAAAAGCACTCGGAGATACCGTCGCAACCGCATCCGGCAACACCCTCACCCTCAAAAAAGACATCCATATCACCGGTACCATCACGATCACCGGTGACATGACCATTCTCGGAGACGGCCACATCATCTACCGCGGCGGCGAAGGATTCTTCCTCATCAGCGTCACATCCGGAACGCTCACCCTCGGAAGCGGTAACTCTGGAGACACACTGATCATTGACGGCCAGAACGACAAATTCAGCTCCGCACAAAACACCCACGGCTCCATCTACGTGGGTGGCAGCAGCAACCGTCTCGTCATAAAAGACGGCGTCACTCTGAAAAACACCACGCTTACGGGCAAGAGTCACGGCAGTGCCGTTGTCGTCCAGAACGGGGCAGTCTTTACCATGGAAGGCGGCCTCATCACACAGAACACCGCGGGATGTGGGGCAGTCAACATCGCCGATAAAGCATCCTCCTTCCAGATGACCGGCGGCGAAATCTCCGACAACACGGCCAGCGCCGACGGCGGCGGTGTCCAGAACTATGGTACGTTCACCCTGTCCGGCGGTAAAATCTCCCGCAACACTGCCAGCAGCAGCGCCGGCGGCGTCATTGACCGGGACGGGAGCACGTTCACCATGATCGGCGGTGAAATCTCCGGCAACAAGGCCCTTAAGAACTACGGCGGCGGCATCTTTCACGGTGGCGGTGGCACGTTCACCCTGAAAGGCGGGGACATCTCCGGCAACACTGCCCCTAAAAACGGCGGCGGCGTATGCAACTGGGGCCCGTTCATCATGACCGGCGGTAACATCTCCGGCAACAAGGTCAGCAGCAGCTCGACCAGCGCCGACGGCGGCGGCGTCTATAATTGGGCAAAATTCACCATGTCGGGCGGCACCATCTCCGGCAACACTGCCGCCAACGACGGCGGCGGCGTCACCAACAGGAACATATTCACCATGTTGGGCGGCAATATCTCCGGCAACACTGCCGCCAAAAAGGCCGGTGGCGTCTATAACTATAAGGGCACGTTCACCCTGTCGGGAGGTGAAATCTCCGGCAACACGGCCAACAACGGTGGCGGCGTCGAAAACTGGGAAAAATTCACCATGTCGGGCGGCACCATCTCCGGCAACACGGCCAAGAACTACGGCGGCGGCGTATATATTACTGATAGCGGCACGTTCACCATGTCGGGTGGTGAAATCTCCGGCAACTCAGGAAAAAATGGTGCTGCTATTATGATCCCCTCCGGCGGTTCAGTCTTTCAGATGACCGGCGGCAGTGTTATTGACAATATCGGCAGCGGTCTTACGTGTAACGGGGCAAGCACCGTTACCGTTGGCGGCAGCGCCCTCTTTTCCAACAATACCGGCGGCTCGCACCTCTCCTTCGACAAAGGGGGGACACTTTACCTGACCGGCGGCACATTCAAAAAAGGGGAGCACGGATCCAGCGCGCTCGATATGAAAAATACCAACATCTACCTCTCCGGCCCGGTCACCTTCGACGCCGACCTCCCGTTTGACGTACTGTCCAGCAACGGTCTCTTAACCATAAACGGTGATTTCACCGGCTCAATTAAAAGTTTCAATCTCCAGGATGAAAACCTTGATGGCAAAGACTTCATCAAAATTGACTCAAATAAAACCAGCCAGAAACCCTCCGAGCTCATCAACCGGTTTGCTCTCTCCAACACCAGCAAATGGACACTCGTCGCAGACGACACCACAAACACCATCAAAACCGTCCTCAACAAACCCAAAGCCCTCAGCGGCGAAGGGAACGTCACCGTCAAATGGATCAACGCAACCATCGCCAACGTCAGCATCCGGCTCGACCCGAACGCCAACGACGCAACCGATGTATTCGTCAAACTCGGCGACAAACCCTCGCAGACCCGCACCGGCACATTCTCCAAAGGAAGCACCATCAGTGACCTCCAGATCACCGGCCTTACCGCAGGGACTACCTACAGCGTAACCGCAGTCCTCAAAAACAGCGACATCAGCGAAAAAGAGTTCACCTACGAGGACATCCTCACCGACGTTCAGGCCCCAACCCCTGCCGCCGTCATCATCACCGGAGAAGGAGGCGCCGAAATTCCGTCCACCGGCATTCTCCTCCCGCAGGGCAAGAGCATGACCTTCGGGGTCCTCGTCACAGACAAAGAAGGAACCATCCTCAAAGACGAACCCGTCACGTGGGAGATTACCGGAGGCAAAACCTCAGAAAACGAGAGAACTGCAACAACCATCACCCTCACCGGCGGCAACAGTGAAGGACCCGACACTCTCAAAGCAACCACTGATCACGGTTCAGTAAGCGCTAGCGCAACAATCACGGTAACCACTAAACAACCAACCCAACTCAGCATCGAAGCTGACAAAGAAGCCATCGCGCTCGGCGACACCGTACACCTGACCGCCGTCGCAACAGACGACGGAGGCGAACACTTTGGCGGATACACCGTCCAATGGACCGGCTCTGCAACCGCAACCAGCAAAACCGGAACCGCCGCCGCGTTCACCCCGACAACTGCTGGAAGCTATTCCCTGACCGCAACCGTCAGTGACCCGGTGCTTACTGCACAAAAAACAATCACCGTCACCGGCCCCCCCGCTCCCGAACCCGAACCCCAGCCCCCGCAGCCAACACAGCCTCCGGCACCCTCCGACGGCAGCTCCGGCAACATGGACAACGCCTTCCGCGTCCTCTTCGACACCTCCGGCGGCAGCTTCATCAGCCCGGCGACATCCCTCTCCTACGGAGACAAGATCACCGCACCGCCCGCACCAACCAAAGACGGCTGCACCTTCGGCGGCTGGTACAAGGATGAAGCATGCACACAAAGTTGGGACTTCTCCGAAGGCATCCCCGGTGACATCACCCTGTATGCCAAATGGACCAAAACCTCCAGCAGCGACAACGGCCAGCAGAGCAAACCAACCACTCAGCCGACCGCAAAACCAACCACCGTACCCGAAACCACAAAACCGACCGCGAGCCCCACCGCCACGGCAACCGCCGCAGGCGGCGTCACGCCCACCTTAACCCAGGCGCCCGCC of Methanocorpusculum vombati contains these proteins:
- a CDS encoding InlB B-repeat-containing protein; this translates as MKVKCVRERASSALPVKSHLRRVMFTAAVLLLLVLFCTVPAAAGLEDAVEFAGGKYTLVQDLADDINKVTPNTVSVNGNNLELNKDINLTGELNISCEMTIVGNGHTIWRGVGNIDLIRVSDGGNLTLGDGKSTLIIDGNKANFPKGGCLIDIRENRAKENTVIMNNGVTLTNSTIEGGHGGAIHVNGNFTMNGGTITGNSVIGSVSGGGVMFIRGTFTMHGGEISDNFAGNFGGGVCIFGAAPGSFIMTGGKITNNTACQPGGGVSVLDGVKTFTMSGGEISGNIYSGNGPEVYHDGGKFTISGSAKISKGATYLSTGKNITLGGPMSSGGGIANITGAFGPGEVIVATESEDAAQAAFPHFKIGGAQATAYVLKVSGTNLIAGQYTVTYDGNGNTSGAVPVDSTNYVPNAKVTVKDNTGSLEKTNYVFDGWNTKADGKGTAYAPGANFNINEDTTLYAQWKALPVPLTGEKNVTVTWINSTIANVTIRLDPNLGDATDVYVKLGEKQSQKLNGKFPKGTTISDLQITGLTAGTTYSVTALLKNTDINTEEYSYEDILTGVQAPTPATVTITGEGGAELPQGGVSLPQGNSMTFGVIVKDNSGTILKDEPVTWSGMGSHTKEDTKTATTITLSGTSEGTDTLKAETVNGKASGTTEITVTTEKPTTLSIKADKTTIALGDTVQLTPEATGTYGQLFAGYDVTWKVSPTGTIGPSKTGASVAFKPENAGTYTINASIADPQLTATDITITVIGNPEISVQPESKEYVRTEAANDLSVTAAAPAGGSGTLAYQWQKSTDSSFKADISDVGTAQTYKPDTSSTGTTYYRVNVTYTEGSITTWAVSEVAKITVNEPTVDSISLEPNTLTISKGTSGTVTATGRNATVPNLALDADIAWSITEGQDNITIAPSQNKVTISGSAEGTAKVTASTGVDISAELSVTITNAPPTQPTSKPTQPPAPSGGSSGSGNMDNSFRVLFETSGGSFISPVTYLSYGDKISQPPAPTKDGYTFGGWYKDSACTQSWSFSEGIPGDITLYAKWTKTSGSNNGQQSKPTTQPTAKPTTAHETTKSPTVAATTAAPVTTTSAGGVTPTLTQAPAPVLGALLGLLAAGALLRRKD
- a CDS encoding InlB B-repeat-containing protein, translated to MPQKYQFASPGLRQTLITAVTLIVLALLCIVPAAAEEPVPFGGGTYSTAQDLAKALGDTVATASGNTLTLKKDIHITGTITITGDMTILGDGHIIYRGGEGFFLISVTSGTLTLGSGNSGDTLIIDGQNDKFSSAQNTHGSIYVGGSSNRLVIKDGVTLKNTTLTGKSHGSAVVVQNGAVFTMEGGLITQNTAGCGAVNIADKASSFQMTGGEISDNTASADGGGVQNYGTFTLSGGKISRNTASSSAGGVIDRDGSTFTMIGGEISGNKALKNYGGGIFHGGGGTFTLKGGDISGNTAPKNGGGVCNWGPFIMTGGNISGNKVSSSSTSADGGGVYNWAKFTMSGGTISGNTAANDGGGVTNRNIFTMLGGNISGNTAAKKAGGVYNYKGTFTLSGGEISGNTANNGGGVENWEKFTMSGGTISGNTAKNYGGGVYITDSGTFTMSGGEISGNSGKNGAAIMIPSGGSVFQMTGGSVIDNIGSGLTCNGASTVTVGGSALFSNNTGGSHLSFDKGGTLYLTGGTFKKGEHGSSALDMKNTNIYLSGPVTFDADLPFDVLSSNGLLTINGDFTGSIKSFNLQDENLDGKDFIKIDSNKTSQKPSELINRFALSNTSKWTLVADDTTNTIKTVLNKPKALSGEGNVTVKWINATIANVSIRLDPNANDATDVFVKLGDKPSQTRTGTFSKGSTISDLQITGLTAGTTYSVTAVLKNSDISEKEFTYEDILTDVQAPTPAAVIITGEGGAEIPSTGILLPQGKSMTFGVLVTDKEGTILKDEPVTWEITGGKTSENERTATTITLTGGNSEGPDTLKATTDHGSVSASATITVTTKQPTQLSIEADKEAIALGDTVHLTAVATDDGGEHFGGYTVQWTGSATATSKTGTAAAFTPTTAGSYSLTATVSDPVLTAQKTITVTGPPAPEPEPQPPQPTQPPAPSDGSSGNMDNAFRVLFDTSGGSFISPATSLSYGDKITAPPAPTKDGCTFGGWYKDEACTQSWDFSEGIPGDITLYAKWTKTSSSDNGQQSKPTTQPTAKPTTVPETTKPTASPTATATAAGGVTPTLTQAPAPIAGALLGLLAAGVLLRRRD